The window ATTGAAGATTTTGAGCAAAGGACGTTACGAACGAACGTCCGGATAGGCGTTTTGATTACCGGCCTGCCTGGCCAACCCGCCCGATGAGACTGTCGGGCTTTTTTATGCCTCAGGCCAGCGCCTTGAGCACCGCGCAAATATCCTGCAACACAGCGGCTTCGCCCTTCTCGCCCCAATATAAGGCGATCATTTGCCCGTCGGCCTCGATTTTGTAGACGTTGGCTGGCAATTTTTCGAAATGATTGAGCAACGACTCATCCTGGCAGACTTCGCGCCACTGATTGACCCATACGCCCGGCGCTGTTTGCCAGTAGGTCCAGATAGCCGGCTGCTTGCCCCGTCGGGGCCGATGGTACTGGGCGCAGGGGTTTGGCGCCTGCTGCCCGAGCCAGTGGGGCCACTCCTGCGGAGCCAGTTGCATGGCCAGGCCAAGGCGTCGCGCCTCCATGCGCAACGCCATGCGACCGCTCTGAACACGGGACGGGCGCAACCATGCCAGGGGGCTTAATACCACCAACAGGATTGACACCACTATCCAGACCGTCATATTCGTACTCCCCGAATTCTGATGAGCCCATTGACGATTGACCCACGTCGCCGTCGATGCGCTTGAAACCAGCCATACTTACCGTATCGCAATTCTCTGGAGTGCCTTCCATGTACTACGAACACGTCCTGGTCGCCGTCGACCTCACTGAAGAATGTGATCCCGTCGTCAAGCGTGCTCTGGCCCTTTGCGAAGGTCGAGACACCAAACTGTCGCTGGTTCACATCGTCGAACCCATGGCCATGGCCTTCGGTGGTGATGTGCCGATGGACCTTTCCCAGTTGCAACAACAACAATTCGATCAAGCCAAGGAACGCCTTGACCGGCTGATCGTGAAATACC is drawn from Pseudomonas rhizophila and contains these coding sequences:
- a CDS encoding universal stress protein, coding for MYYEHVLVAVDLTEECDPVVKRALALCEGRDTKLSLVHIVEPMAMAFGGDVPMDLSQLQQQQFDQAKERLDRLIVKYPALKKEYSHLTYGQPRQEIHHLAKEQGCDLIVVGSHGRHGLALLLGSTANDVLHGAPCDVLAVHLVKRT